The following are encoded together in the Gorilla gorilla gorilla isolate KB3781 chromosome 14, NHGRI_mGorGor1-v2.1_pri, whole genome shotgun sequence genome:
- the GPR183 gene encoding G-protein coupled receptor 183, whose amino-acid sequence MDIQMANNSTMSSATPQGNDCDLYAHHSTARIVMPLHYSLVFVIGLVGNLLALVVIVQNRKKINSTTLYSTNLVISDILFTTALPTRIAYYAMGFDWRIGDALCRITALVFYINTYAGVNFMTCLSIDRFIAVVHPLRYNKIKRIEHAKGVCIFVWILVFAQTLPLLINPMSKQEAERITCMEYPNFEETKSLPWILLGACFIGYVLPLIIILICYSQICCKLFRTAKQNPLTEKSGVNKKALNTIILIIVVFVLCFTPYHVAIIQHMIKKLHFSNFLECSQRHSFQISLHFTVCLMNFNCCMDPFIYFFACKGYKRKVMRMLKRQVSVSISSAVKSAPEENSREMTETQMMIHSKSSNGK is encoded by the coding sequence atggatatacaaatggcaaacaattCTACTATGTCCTCTGCAACTCCTCAGGGAAATGACTGTGACCTCTACGCACATCACAGCACAGCCAGGATAGTAATGCCTCTGCATTACAGCCTCGTCTTCGTCATTGGGCTCGTGGGAAACTTACTAGCCTTGGTCGTCATTgttcaaaacaggaaaaaaatcaactctACCACCCTCTATTCAACAAATTTGGTGATTTCTGATATACTTTTTACCACCGCTTTGCCTACACGAATAGCCTACTATGCAATGGGCTTTGACTGGAGAATCGGAGATGCCTTGTGTAGGATAACTGCGCTAGTGTTTTACATCAACACATATGCAGGTGTGAACTTTATGACCTGCCTGAGTATTGACCGCTTCATTGCTGTGGTGCACCCTCTACGCTACAACAAGATAAAAAGGATTGAACATGCAAAAGGCGTGTGCATATTTGTCTGGATTCTAGTATTTGCTCAGACACTCCCACTCCTCATCAACCCTATGTCAAAGCAGGAGGCTGAAAGGATTACATGCATGGAGTATCCAAACTTTGAAGAAACTAAATCTCTTCCCTGGATTCTGCTTGGGGCATGTTTCATAGGATATGTACTTCCACTTATAATCATTCTCATCTGCTATTCTCAGATCTGCTGCAAACTCTTCAGAACTGCCAAACAAAACCCACTCACTGAGAAATCTGGTGTAAACAAAAAGGCTCTCAACACaattattcttattattgttGTGTTTGTTCTCTGTTTCACACCTTACCATGTTGCAATTATTCAACATATGATTAAGAAGCTTCATTTCTCTAATTTCCTGGAATGTAGCCAAAGACATTCGTTCCAGATTTCTCTGCACTTTACAGTATGCCTGATGAACTTCAACTGCTGCATGGACCCTTTTATCTACTTCTTTGCATGTAAAGGGTATAAGAGAAAGGTTATGAGGATGCTGAAACGGCAAGTCAGTGTATCGATTTCTAGTGCTGTGAAGTCAGCCCCTGAAGAAAATTCACGTGAAATGACAGAAACGCAGATGATGATACATTCCAAGTCTTCAAATGGAAAGTGA